From the Clarias gariepinus isolate MV-2021 ecotype Netherlands chromosome 3, CGAR_prim_01v2, whole genome shotgun sequence genome, one window contains:
- the ascl1b gene encoding achaete-scute homolog 1b — MYFTQMEMTKTQISPCAFRLQISDTLQKVSSTRSPERALMKRQRCGSPERLRCTRRLQFGPLGLGVAPQQQQQPVAVARRNERERNRVKQVNMGFQTLRQHVPNGAANKKMSKVETLRSAVEYIRALQRLLDEHDAVSAAFRCAAPSPTVSSACSAGPESPRSACSSDESGYEHLNSEEQELLDFAAWFDGF; from the coding sequence aTGTATTTTACTCAAATGGAGATGACGAAGACGCAGATAAGTCCGTGCGCGTTCCGGTTACAGATTTCCGACACTTTACAGAAAGTCTCGAGCACGCGCAGCCCTGAGCGCGCGCTGATGAAAAGGCAGCGGTGCGGCAGCCCAGAGCGCTTGCGGTGCACGCGCAGGCTGCAGTTCGGACCCCTCGGGCTCGGGGTCGCcccgcagcagcagcagcagccggtGGCGGTGGCCCGGCGCAACGAGCGAGAGAGGAACAGAGTGAAGCAGGTCAACATGGGCTTCCAGACTCTGCGCCAGCACGTGCCCAACGGCGCCGCCAACAAAAAGATGAGCAAAGTGGAGACGCTGCGCTCGGCGGTGGAGTACATTCGCGCGCTCCAGCGGCTATTGGACGAGCACGACGCCGTATCCGCCGCGTTCCGGTGCGCGGCCCCGTCTCCCACGGTCTCGAGCGCGTGCTCTGCTGGTCCGGAGTCCCCTCGCTCCGCCTGCTCCTCTGACGAGAGCGGATACGAGCATCTCAACTCAGAGGAACAGGAGCTGCTGGATTTCGCTGCGTGGTTCGACGGGTTCTAG